Proteins encoded in a region of the Moritella marina ATCC 15381 genome:
- a CDS encoding methyl-accepting chemotaxis protein — MNSLLSFKGKIIASVILLLTISLVISAVISNNQMSASMVSSIDKYSKLNVSTTTDRITTWFSTMKTGLTKSAPDFAIRHEDSETLRMVKQIEFATQANDIVASYEDGSLYSALHGKVDIDARELDWYKDAKMKRKTIVTNIYKHSTTGELLLSIAEPFFTNGQFSGVLLADIKLGILQEMVERSVLEDSVTTLYNKETMAIATTDPLEIVGQKAPNRNKEYTQLKTHIENNDQGMIELDDYGFAKIVYFSTLVLDDNTVWKIITTLDKKSHLAAVNESSQILLLSSIVLVLLSSLVIYVSLSRLYAPILALKEMINDLARGDGDLTQRLIVTRNDDLGEIAEAVNRFIINLQEMMLKIANSTVHISTGISELRNQTEQNNQVLTEHANETEQVVVAITEMSSTADSVAQSAAKSASFTQQTTDQANQSKVVVDTAVSGVADLVNEVECMATNIQTMNNDTKKISAVLGIIGGIADQTNLLALNAAIEAARAGEQGRGFAVVADEVRTLAARTQQSTSEINEMLNNLNRGTDSVVNAMDATRTSCEQTANTTASVNESLDCMTNSIVQINDLGIQIATAAEEQSSVTEEINRNMTAIRTMVTQLTQNGNKTMDSTHDLSNCNDELTQIISQFKLK; from the coding sequence GTGAATTCTCTGTTAAGTTTTAAAGGTAAAATTATTGCCAGCGTAATACTTTTACTCACCATTTCATTGGTCATTTCTGCTGTTATTTCCAATAACCAGATGTCCGCTTCAATGGTATCGAGTATTGATAAATACTCTAAACTAAACGTATCGACGACTACCGATAGAATTACAACATGGTTTAGCACAATGAAAACAGGCCTTACAAAAAGTGCGCCTGATTTTGCGATTCGTCATGAAGACAGCGAAACGCTGCGCATGGTAAAACAGATCGAATTTGCAACACAAGCGAATGACATTGTCGCTAGCTATGAGGATGGCAGTTTATACAGTGCCTTACACGGTAAAGTCGATATTGATGCACGAGAACTAGATTGGTACAAAGATGCCAAAATGAAGCGAAAAACCATCGTTACGAATATTTATAAACATTCTACAACAGGTGAATTACTGCTCAGTATCGCTGAACCATTTTTCACCAATGGTCAATTTTCGGGTGTGCTGCTTGCCGATATTAAATTAGGTATATTGCAAGAAATGGTAGAACGTTCTGTACTTGAAGATTCAGTGACGACACTCTATAACAAAGAAACAATGGCAATCGCCACCACAGATCCACTAGAAATAGTTGGCCAAAAAGCACCAAACCGTAATAAAGAATACACCCAATTAAAAACACATATTGAAAATAACGATCAAGGTATGATCGAGTTAGATGATTATGGTTTTGCGAAAATCGTCTATTTCTCAACATTAGTATTAGATGATAATACCGTATGGAAAATCATTACGACCCTAGATAAAAAATCACATTTAGCCGCAGTTAATGAGAGTTCACAAATATTATTACTCTCGAGTATTGTACTGGTATTACTTTCATCACTTGTTATTTATGTGAGCTTGTCACGCCTATATGCACCAATCCTTGCACTAAAAGAGATGATTAACGACCTTGCTAGAGGTGATGGTGATTTGACTCAGCGCCTCATTGTAACGCGTAATGATGATCTAGGGGAAATAGCCGAAGCTGTTAACCGCTTCATTATTAACTTACAAGAAATGATGCTCAAAATAGCGAATTCAACAGTACATATCTCGACAGGTATCAGTGAGCTACGAAACCAAACAGAACAGAATAACCAAGTATTAACTGAGCATGCAAATGAAACAGAGCAAGTCGTTGTCGCGATCACCGAAATGAGTTCGACCGCAGACAGTGTTGCACAAAGCGCAGCTAAATCAGCTAGCTTTACGCAGCAAACAACCGATCAAGCCAATCAATCAAAAGTTGTCGTCGATACCGCAGTGTCAGGTGTTGCAGACTTAGTGAATGAAGTTGAATGCATGGCAACAAACATTCAAACCATGAATAACGACACCAAAAAAATCAGTGCGGTATTAGGCATCATTGGTGGTATCGCAGACCAGACTAACCTACTTGCATTAAATGCAGCTATTGAAGCAGCGCGCGCTGGTGAGCAAGGTCGTGGGTTTGCGGTTGTTGCAGATGAAGTACGCACATTAGCTGCGCGTACCCAACAAAGTACCTCTGAAATTAACGAAATGCTTAATAATCTAAATCGTGGTACTGACAGCGTAGTCAATGCGATGGACGCGACACGCACAAGTTGTGAGCAGACGGCAAATACCACAGCAAGTGTGAATGAAAGTCTCGATTGTATGACGAACTCCATTGTACAAATCAATGACCTTGGTATTCAGATCGCAACGGCAGCCGAAGAGCAAAGTTCTGTGACCGAAGAAATTAATCGTAATATGACCGCGATCCGCACCATGGTGACACAGCTTACTCAAAACGGAAACAAGACGATGGATAGCACACACGACCTATCGAATTGTAATGATGAGTTAACGCAAATAATCAGCCAATTTAAACTAAAATAG
- a CDS encoding diaminobutyrate--2-oxoglutarate transaminase family protein, translated as MMNKRSKKVENDVSEVLNYVTEMNNDKPVTRAAMPTALNLDSFLSQPARVLATNSYLQRQEQRESNARSYPRRLPFALKRGQGIFVEDTQQQIFIDCLAAAGTLALGHSHPDVTAALIEAVQSEVPMQTLDLMTPVKDQFMTQLLDLLPGNMAANARIQMCSPCGSDAVEAALKLAKIATGRRSILAFSGAYHGMTHGALAMMGNLGPKSALSMTGADVQIMPFPYAPRCPYGLGETGIKASLYQLETMLTDPESGVAKPAAIIVEAVQGEAGSLPADPTWLRGLRDITKRHGIVLIIDEIQAGMGRTGKIFAFEHADIEPDVIVVSKALGGGQPLAAVIYHSDFDKWQPGAHAGTFRGNQLAMASGMVVMRHLAENQLHLHAGAMGAKLKHDLEAIDSAVIGDIRGRGLMLGIEIVDPNGTRDVLGNLPQDGVRAKAIQQAALRRGLIIELGGRFGSTIRMLPPLIIQPEEIDVVVAILTDAVNSVA; from the coding sequence ATGATGAATAAAAGATCAAAGAAGGTTGAAAACGACGTGAGCGAAGTTTTAAATTATGTGACTGAAATGAATAACGATAAACCAGTGACGCGCGCAGCGATGCCTACCGCGTTAAACTTGGATTCGTTTCTTAGTCAGCCAGCACGAGTGCTAGCGACTAATAGCTATTTACAACGCCAAGAACAGCGTGAGTCAAATGCTCGCAGCTATCCGCGTCGTTTGCCATTTGCGTTAAAACGCGGCCAAGGTATCTTTGTTGAAGATACTCAGCAACAGATCTTTATTGATTGTTTAGCTGCTGCTGGTACGTTGGCACTGGGTCACAGTCATCCCGATGTGACAGCTGCTTTGATAGAAGCAGTACAGTCCGAAGTACCAATGCAAACATTAGATCTGATGACGCCAGTCAAAGATCAGTTTATGACGCAGTTATTGGATCTACTACCGGGTAATATGGCGGCTAATGCACGTATTCAAATGTGTAGCCCTTGTGGTTCAGATGCGGTTGAAGCGGCGTTAAAGCTGGCTAAAATTGCCACTGGTCGTCGTTCGATTCTGGCTTTCTCGGGTGCTTATCACGGCATGACGCATGGCGCGTTAGCAATGATGGGTAACTTAGGACCTAAATCAGCATTAAGCATGACGGGCGCGGATGTGCAAATCATGCCATTCCCGTATGCACCACGTTGCCCGTATGGTTTAGGTGAAACAGGTATTAAAGCCAGTCTTTACCAGTTAGAAACAATGCTAACAGATCCAGAATCAGGTGTTGCTAAACCAGCGGCTATAATCGTTGAAGCAGTGCAGGGTGAAGCAGGTTCATTACCGGCAGATCCTACTTGGTTACGCGGTTTACGTGATATCACGAAACGTCACGGCATCGTGCTTATTATTGATGAAATTCAAGCGGGCATGGGTCGTACGGGTAAAATATTTGCATTTGAACACGCTGATATTGAACCGGATGTGATCGTGGTATCGAAAGCGTTAGGCGGTGGTCAGCCATTAGCTGCTGTGATCTATCACAGTGACTTTGATAAATGGCAGCCAGGTGCGCACGCGGGTACCTTCCGTGGTAATCAGCTAGCAATGGCATCAGGCATGGTAGTTATGCGCCACCTTGCTGAAAACCAATTACATCTGCATGCAGGTGCGATGGGCGCGAAGTTAAAGCATGATTTAGAAGCGATTGACTCAGCTGTTATTGGCGATATTCGTGGTCGTGGTTTGATGCTAGGTATCGAGATTGTTGATCCTAATGGTACACGTGATGTGCTAGGTAACTTGCCACAAGATGGCGTGCGCGCAAAAGCGATTCAACAAGCGGCATTACGTCGTGGTTTGATTATCGAATTAGGCGGGCGTTTTGGTTCTACTATCCGCATGTTACCACCACTGATTATCCAACCTGAAGAAATTGATGTGGTTGTGGCAATCTTAACGGATGCTGTTAATTCAGTTGCTTAA
- a CDS encoding 2OG-Fe(II) oxygenase family protein — translation MTLAAIDYRAENSAEAFVKSLRETGFGVLTNHPINPELVQTIYTEWQAFFETEEKHGFLFKPETQDGFFPATVSETAKGHSVKDIKEYFHVYTWGRIPESLKENILAYYEQANALAAELLDWVEEFSPADVSAKYSMPLSKMVEASTRTLLRVLHYPPMTGNEEVGAIRAAAHEDINMLTVLPAANEPGLQVLKQDGSWLDVPSDFGNIIINIGDMLQEASGGYFPSTTHRVINPEGADMTKARVSLPLFLHPKADVVLSERYTADEYLTERLRELGVL, via the coding sequence ATGACATTAGCAGCAATTGATTATCGCGCTGAAAACAGCGCTGAAGCGTTCGTAAAGTCGCTTCGTGAAACGGGCTTTGGTGTATTAACGAATCACCCGATTAACCCTGAGCTAGTTCAAACTATTTACACTGAATGGCAAGCGTTCTTTGAAACTGAAGAAAAGCACGGTTTTTTATTCAAGCCTGAAACGCAAGACGGCTTTTTTCCTGCGACTGTCTCTGAAACAGCAAAAGGCCACAGTGTTAAAGATATTAAAGAGTATTTCCATGTATACACTTGGGGACGTATCCCTGAGTCACTAAAAGAAAATATTCTTGCGTATTACGAGCAAGCGAATGCACTTGCTGCTGAGCTACTTGACTGGGTTGAAGAATTCTCTCCAGCTGATGTATCGGCAAAATACAGCATGCCACTATCGAAGATGGTTGAAGCAAGTACACGTACGTTATTACGTGTTTTACATTATCCGCCAATGACAGGTAATGAAGAAGTGGGTGCGATCCGCGCTGCTGCGCATGAAGACATTAATATGTTAACAGTACTTCCTGCGGCTAATGAACCTGGTTTACAAGTACTTAAGCAAGATGGTTCTTGGTTAGATGTACCAAGTGATTTTGGTAACATTATTATTAATATTGGTGACATGCTACAAGAAGCGTCTGGTGGTTACTTCCCATCTACGACACACCGTGTGATCAATCCTGAAGGCGCAGATATGACGAAAGCACGCGTATCATTACCGCTATTCTTGCACCCTAAAGCAGACGTTGTATTATCAGAACGTTATACAGCTGATGAGTATTTGACTGAACGTTTACGTGAGTTAGGCGTGCTTTAA
- a CDS encoding methyl-accepting chemotaxis protein — MHFLSSFKGRIITVVMLLVISSLVIASFISYRQLSTSIVGNIDKYSHLQVDSTADKVNSWFQSIKKGLVTTAPYFAVPRDEAQLLLMVKQLSLATDANDILAAYEDGTAITAIDGKLSLESYDPRVRDWYKDAKQKGETIITGIYSDATTGGLMISIAEPFYYNSQFTGVLLADIRLETVSNFIQNSTFENTTLNLYDMTGMTIASTDNRQVVGKPLDSANAAFTPFKNTLSNNQKGTFEFNQGQITTLAYFTTLNLDDSISWKVAITVDKSSHFIEIAESLDSAFITGLILVILASIIILMALNRLYQPILSLKETIVDLAEGNADLTRRIKIYSNDDLGQIAQAVNKFTANLQSMMLEISQSTEHISAGINALRSQTEHNNNVLLDHASETEQIVVAITEMSSTADSVAQSAAQSATFTQKSTDEAKRSKTVVQGAVYGVAELVTEVDAMAVSIQTMNEDTNKISSVLSVIGEIADQTNLLALNAAIEAARAGEQGRGFAVVADEVRTLAARTQQSTSEINDMLTRLRHGADSAVKAMHTTKSSCEQTAETTESVNDSLDSMTESVLQINDLGIQIATAAEEQSSVTEEINRNMTSIQTMVYQLTSNSDKTLNSSHELANNNAHLMAIVSKFKLK; from the coding sequence ATGCATTTTTTATCTAGTTTCAAAGGGCGTATCATCACCGTTGTCATGTTACTTGTTATTTCATCACTGGTGATTGCGAGTTTCATTTCTTATCGACAATTATCTACCTCTATTGTAGGTAACATTGATAAATATTCACATTTACAAGTTGATAGTACCGCAGATAAAGTGAATAGCTGGTTTCAAAGTATTAAAAAAGGACTTGTAACAACGGCTCCATACTTTGCAGTGCCGCGTGATGAAGCGCAGTTATTGCTTATGGTGAAACAATTATCTCTCGCTACCGACGCCAATGATATCTTAGCCGCTTATGAAGACGGCACAGCCATTACCGCAATAGACGGTAAACTAAGCTTAGAAAGCTATGATCCACGCGTCCGCGATTGGTATAAAGACGCGAAACAAAAAGGCGAAACAATCATAACCGGGATCTACAGTGATGCTACAACGGGTGGATTGATGATAAGTATCGCAGAACCTTTTTATTATAATAGTCAATTTACTGGTGTGTTATTAGCTGATATCCGCTTAGAGACTGTCAGCAACTTTATTCAAAATTCCACATTTGAAAATACCACGCTTAATTTATACGACATGACAGGCATGACGATTGCGTCAACAGATAATCGTCAAGTTGTAGGTAAGCCTTTAGACTCAGCTAATGCTGCCTTTACCCCATTTAAAAACACGCTATCAAATAATCAAAAAGGCACGTTTGAATTTAACCAAGGCCAGATAACAACACTGGCTTATTTCACGACATTAAACCTAGATGATAGCATTTCTTGGAAAGTCGCTATCACAGTAGACAAATCGTCACACTTTATCGAAATAGCTGAAAGTTTAGATAGCGCATTTATTACTGGACTTATCCTAGTTATCTTAGCCAGCATTATCATTTTGATGGCGTTAAATCGTTTATATCAACCTATCCTATCGTTAAAGGAAACAATCGTAGATTTAGCGGAAGGTAACGCCGATTTAACACGTCGAATTAAAATATATAGTAATGATGATTTAGGTCAAATAGCACAAGCAGTAAACAAATTTACCGCTAATTTGCAAAGTATGATGTTAGAGATATCTCAGTCAACTGAGCATATATCTGCAGGTATTAACGCACTGCGTTCACAAACAGAACATAATAATAATGTTCTGCTAGATCATGCGAGTGAAACCGAACAAATTGTTGTTGCGATCACCGAAATGAGCTCGACAGCTGATAGCGTCGCTCAAAGTGCTGCTCAGTCTGCTACCTTTACCCAAAAATCAACAGATGAAGCCAAGCGTTCTAAAACTGTGGTTCAAGGCGCTGTTTATGGTGTAGCCGAACTAGTGACTGAAGTTGACGCTATGGCGGTAAGTATTCAGACCATGAACGAGGATACCAATAAAATAAGTTCTGTACTCAGTGTCATAGGTGAAATTGCCGACCAAACTAACTTGCTTGCGCTAAACGCCGCCATTGAAGCAGCCCGAGCAGGCGAACAAGGCCGCGGCTTTGCAGTGGTTGCGGATGAAGTCAGAACATTAGCAGCCAGAACACAGCAAAGTACATCTGAAATTAATGACATGTTAACGCGATTACGTCATGGTGCAGACTCAGCAGTCAAAGCAATGCATACAACAAAATCGAGTTGCGAACAAACCGCAGAAACAACAGAAAGCGTTAACGACAGCCTAGATTCAATGACTGAATCAGTGTTACAAATTAATGATTTAGGGATTCAAATTGCGACTGCAGCTGAAGAACAAAGCTCTGTAACAGAAGAGATAAACCGTAATATGACATCAATTCAAACAATGGTTTATCAGTTAACAAGCAACAGCGACAAAACTCTCAATAGTTCACATGAACTGGCAAACAACAATGCGCATTTAATGGCAATAGTAAGTAAGTTCAAACTGAAGTAA
- a CDS encoding GGDEF domain-containing protein, whose amino-acid sequence MLRTFNGCAHEWFIALTESEDEAKLDLTLFASMQAILATSRIAVFSVKKALKEQSAALICDNLSCLDFSSQDIDNLYQKLQDNKIHISESLAERVSYIPICHGESVIGFVVAAHELGDIASTKQLNTAINVLHIYANQQHILFKNRLDPLTELLNRQTFNNKMMEVITGHDHNERRDQIDEHCAWYLAMLDIDNFKKVNDQFGHVIGDEVLILMAGLMKCNFRSEDYIFRYGGEEFSVLFKCADESTAEHILERLRETIAGYNFPQAKSMTMSIGFTELKSCTLIPKLVQQADLALYHSKESGRNSVTNFKIIAHLHNIDYVTEHELFK is encoded by the coding sequence ATGTTAAGAACATTTAATGGATGTGCACATGAATGGTTTATCGCGTTAACTGAATCGGAAGATGAAGCAAAGCTGGACCTTACTCTATTCGCGTCTATGCAGGCTATTTTGGCAACCTCACGCATTGCTGTATTTTCTGTAAAGAAGGCACTGAAAGAGCAGAGCGCCGCGTTAATATGTGATAACTTATCTTGTTTAGACTTCTCTTCACAAGACATTGATAACCTCTACCAAAAGCTGCAAGATAATAAGATCCACATCTCTGAATCGTTGGCTGAAAGGGTGAGTTACATTCCAATCTGCCATGGTGAGTCAGTTATTGGTTTTGTCGTCGCGGCGCATGAACTGGGTGATATAGCGAGTACAAAACAACTCAATACGGCGATAAATGTATTACATATTTATGCTAACCAGCAACATATCTTATTTAAGAACAGACTTGATCCGCTTACCGAACTACTCAATAGACAAACCTTTAATAATAAAATGATGGAGGTCATCACTGGCCATGATCATAATGAACGCCGCGATCAAATTGATGAGCATTGTGCTTGGTATCTTGCCATGTTAGATATTGATAACTTCAAAAAAGTGAATGATCAGTTTGGTCATGTTATTGGTGATGAAGTATTAATATTAATGGCGGGCTTAATGAAATGTAATTTTCGGAGTGAGGATTATATTTTCCGTTATGGCGGTGAAGAGTTTAGCGTATTGTTTAAATGCGCCGATGAAAGTACCGCTGAACATATACTAGAGCGCTTAAGAGAGACGATTGCAGGCTATAACTTTCCACAAGCAAAAAGCATGACGATGAGTATCGGCTTTACAGAATTAAAGAGTTGTACCTTAATACCAAAACTTGTTCAGCAAGCCGATTTAGCACTTTACCACTCGAAAGAGTCAGGACGAAACTCAGTGACAAATTTTAAAATAATTGCACATTTGCACAATATTGATTATGTCACAGAGCACGAACTGTTTAAATAA
- a CDS encoding methyl-accepting chemotaxis protein, which translates to MNFLSSFKGRIISVIILLLITTLTISNFFSYRQLSTSMSSNINDYSMLKVDTTSAKINVWFQTIKEGLIATAPDFSQARDDEQLHLMVRQITAATKASDIVVGFADGRSYGAASGKRDLASYDPRTRDWYTLAQQKRGTIVTAMYKDALTKQLLISIAEPFYQNGRLAGVLLADIELGVLNDMVRNSAFANAVTSLHDNQGTTIASTVQINNPGQSKLADDIGYAQLQQKMLNNDEGVSEFNVNGADKVSYFENIKLDDAMNWHLVITVDQSAHYATVKELLEETLLGALLLIIIASAIVYAALNHLYRPILALKSTVVDLAHGNADLTQRLAVTSNDDLGQIAEAVNRFVINLQDMMLEISQSTDHISSGIEQLKSQTEHNNKVLVDHASETDQVVVAVTEMSSTADSVAQNAAQSATFTQQSADEAHESKAVVEGAVHGVADLVNEVEAMALNIQTMNEDTHKISTVLSVIGEIADQTNLLALNAAIEAARAGEQGRGFAVVADEVRTLAARTQQSTSEINEMLTRLRSGADMVVRAMDITKASCQQTATTTASVNDNLDSMTTSVMQINDLGIQIATAAEEQSSVTEEINRNMTMIQSMVNQLTDNGNKTMDSTRELASSNEQLVAIVGQFKLR; encoded by the coding sequence GTGAATTTTCTATCAAGTTTTAAAGGGCGAATAATCTCTGTCATTATTTTGCTTTTAATAACGACTTTAACTATTTCTAACTTCTTTTCTTATCGCCAGCTATCTACTTCAATGTCGAGTAATATCAATGATTACTCTATGCTAAAAGTGGATACAACATCGGCAAAGATCAACGTTTGGTTTCAAACGATTAAAGAAGGTTTAATCGCGACTGCGCCTGACTTTTCGCAAGCACGTGATGATGAACAGTTACATTTAATGGTTCGACAAATCACAGCTGCAACAAAAGCGAGCGATATTGTGGTCGGTTTTGCAGATGGTCGCTCTTATGGCGCGGCAAGTGGTAAACGCGACCTTGCGAGTTATGACCCCCGTACTCGTGATTGGTATACACTCGCACAACAAAAACGTGGCACGATCGTAACAGCCATGTATAAAGATGCCCTGACTAAACAGTTACTGATTAGCATCGCTGAACCCTTTTATCAAAATGGTCGTCTGGCAGGTGTGTTACTTGCTGATATCGAGCTAGGTGTATTGAATGATATGGTACGTAACTCGGCATTTGCCAATGCAGTAACTAGCCTGCATGACAATCAAGGTACGACCATCGCATCGACAGTACAAATTAATAATCCAGGTCAAAGTAAATTAGCTGACGACATAGGTTATGCGCAACTACAGCAAAAAATGCTGAATAATGATGAAGGTGTCTCTGAATTCAACGTCAATGGCGCAGATAAAGTCAGCTACTTTGAAAACATCAAACTTGATGATGCAATGAACTGGCATTTAGTTATTACCGTAGATCAATCAGCGCACTACGCTACAGTAAAAGAACTATTAGAAGAGACATTACTTGGTGCTCTGCTGCTTATTATTATCGCGTCAGCCATTGTATATGCCGCACTTAACCATCTATACCGCCCTATTCTCGCGTTAAAATCAACGGTCGTTGACCTTGCCCACGGTAATGCTGATTTAACCCAACGCCTTGCCGTAACAAGTAATGATGATTTAGGTCAGATAGCCGAAGCCGTTAACCGTTTCGTGATCAACTTACAAGATATGATGTTAGAGATCTCTCAATCTACCGATCATATATCATCAGGTATCGAGCAATTAAAATCGCAGACTGAACACAACAATAAGGTATTAGTGGATCACGCGAGTGAGACTGACCAAGTTGTTGTTGCAGTTACCGAGATGAGTTCAACAGCAGACAGTGTTGCGCAAAATGCAGCACAATCAGCAACCTTTACCCAACAATCAGCCGATGAAGCGCATGAATCAAAAGCCGTTGTTGAAGGTGCTGTACATGGTGTTGCAGACTTGGTAAATGAAGTTGAAGCGATGGCGTTAAACATTCAAACAATGAATGAAGATACTCACAAAATCAGCACAGTATTAAGTGTCATTGGTGAAATTGCCGACCAAACGAACCTACTTGCGCTAAACGCTGCAATCGAAGCCGCACGTGCTGGTGAGCAAGGTCGTGGTTTTGCCGTTGTTGCCGATGAAGTACGCACCCTTGCGGCTAGAACACAGCAAAGTACCTCTGAAATTAATGAGATGCTAACCCGCTTACGCAGTGGTGCAGACATGGTTGTACGTGCGATGGATATCACCAAAGCAAGCTGCCAACAAACAGCAACAACCACTGCTAGCGTGAACGATAATCTTGATTCAATGACAACCTCTGTGATGCAGATTAATGATCTTGGTATTCAAATTGCGACTGCGGCAGAGGAACAAAGTTCTGTGACGGAAGAAATCAACCGTAACATGACAATGATCCAAAGCATGGTTAATCAGCTTACTGATAATGGTAATAAAACCATGGACAGTACCCGTGAACTTGCTAGTTCAAACGAACAGTTAGTTGCGATTGTAGGTCAGTTCAAACTGAGATAA
- a CDS encoding methyl-accepting chemotaxis protein — protein sequence MNFLSSFKGRIITVIMLLLITTLAISNFLSYRQLSSLMKADIDQYSTLKVSSTSDKVNAWFQTIKDGLVGTAPDFAIARNDDQINLMVQQINASTKATDILVGFEDGGSYSALSGKRFVSDYDPRGRDWYIEAKRQGKTIITPMYKDAFTQNLLVSIAEPFYKNGQLQGVLLADIELNILEDIVKASAFAHATTSLYDEYGTAIASTDKIDNPGESKLADDTAFTQLQRKMLAEDHGKFTLSVNEKEKISYFESVKLNEQLSWHILVTLDKEGHHAVITDSLEDSIITAIILILIVSLLIYVALNKLYQPIIALKSTIQDLAQGNGDLTQRLEVTSKDDLGQIAEGVNTFIINLQNIMLEISQSTNHISNGIEQLRSQTEHNNAVLIDHASETDQVVVAVTEMSSTADSVAQSAAQSATYTQKSTDEAHQSKNVVEGAVRGVADLVNEVEAMALNIQTMNEDTHKISSVLSVIGEIADQTNLLALNAAIEAARAGEQGRGFAVVADEVRTLAARTQQSTSEINEMLTRLRGGADTVVKAMDITKASCQQTADTTASVNDSLDSMTNSVMQINDLGIQIATAAEEQSSVTEEINRNMTMIQNMVSQLTENGEKTMDSTHTLASSNEQLVAIVAQFKLG from the coding sequence GTGAATTTTTTATCAAGTTTTAAAGGCCGGATAATTACAGTAATTATGTTACTGCTCATCACGACGCTAGCAATATCAAACTTTCTATCTTATCGCCAGCTATCAAGTCTAATGAAAGCCGATATAGATCAGTATTCAACGCTCAAGGTCAGTAGTACATCCGATAAGGTTAATGCATGGTTCCAAACGATCAAAGATGGTCTAGTGGGTACAGCCCCTGATTTTGCAATTGCCCGTAATGATGATCAGATCAATCTTATGGTACAGCAAATAAATGCGTCAACAAAAGCAACAGACATCCTCGTTGGCTTTGAAGATGGTGGCTCGTATAGTGCACTATCTGGAAAACGTTTTGTAAGCGATTACGACCCACGTGGACGAGATTGGTATATAGAAGCAAAACGCCAAGGCAAAACCATTATTACACCTATGTATAAAGATGCATTTACCCAGAACTTATTAGTCAGCATTGCCGAACCTTTCTATAAGAATGGTCAATTACAAGGTGTTCTACTGGCTGATATCGAATTGAATATCCTTGAAGATATCGTCAAAGCATCGGCATTTGCACATGCAACTACCAGCTTATATGACGAATATGGCACAGCCATCGCATCAACAGATAAAATCGACAATCCAGGTGAATCTAAACTTGCAGATGATACAGCCTTTACCCAGTTACAACGAAAAATGTTAGCTGAAGATCACGGTAAGTTCACTTTATCTGTAAATGAAAAAGAAAAAATAAGCTACTTCGAATCCGTTAAACTCAATGAGCAATTAAGCTGGCATATATTAGTAACGCTAGATAAAGAAGGCCACCACGCTGTTATCACTGATAGTCTAGAAGACTCAATCATTACGGCGATTATTTTAATTCTTATTGTATCGCTACTGATATACGTAGCCCTTAATAAGCTTTACCAACCCATCATCGCATTAAAATCGACCATTCAAGATCTTGCACAAGGTAACGGCGATTTAACACAACGTTTGGAAGTGACAAGTAAAGATGATTTAGGCCAAATTGCAGAGGGCGTAAACACCTTTATTATTAACTTACAAAATATCATGCTGGAAATATCGCAATCCACAAACCACATTTCCAATGGTATTGAACAACTACGATCACAAACAGAGCACAACAACGCCGTGCTAATCGATCACGCCAGTGAAACAGATCAGGTTGTTGTTGCTGTGACAGAGATGAGTTCGACTGCTGACAGCGTGGCTCAAAGTGCGGCACAAAGTGCAACGTATACCCAGAAATCAACGGATGAAGCACACCAATCTAAAAATGTCGTTGAAGGGGCAGTAAGAGGTGTGGCCGATTTAGTTAATGAAGTCGAAGCAATGGCACTTAACATTCAAACCATGAATGAAGATACCCATAAAATAAGTTCAGTTCTCAGTGTCATCGGTGAAATTGCCGATCAGACTAACCTACTCGCATTAAACGCGGCAATTGAAGCTGCACGTGCAGGCGAGCAAGGCCGAGGATTTGCGGTCGTTGCTGACGAAGTGCGTACGCTTGCAGCAAGAACGCAACAAAGTACTTCTGAAATTAACGAGATGTTAACGCGCTTACGTGGCGGTGCAGATACTGTTGTTAAAGCAATGGATATCACCAAAGCCAGCTGTCAACAAACAGCGGACACCACTGCTAGCGTCAATGACAGTCTTGATTCGATGACTAATTCTGTTATGCAAATAAACGACCTTGGTATTCAGATTGCTACAGCCGCCGAAGAGCAAAGTTCAGTCACCGAGGAAATTAACCGTAACATGACAATGATACAAAATATGGTCTCGCAATTAACTGAAAACGGTGAGAAAACCATGGACAGTACGCATACACTTGCAAGTTCAAACGAGCAACTTGTGGCTATCGTGGCACAATTTAAATTAGGCTAA